In Syngnathus typhle isolate RoL2023-S1 ecotype Sweden linkage group LG14, RoL_Styp_1.0, whole genome shotgun sequence, one genomic interval encodes:
- the suco gene encoding SUN domain-containing ossification factor isoform X2: MKRLRVLVVCLIVALLCWYPSHHAYCSEHSSSDPSGPVGDEDDSGNPDNPKQEQDSVQLPEVEEWRTRTSDDMGVEPEKAAHHVRQEQTVNPQIVEQEEEVTNTDPESDPLLAAPEPELLSEPVIESDLQTDAQVQIRDQEADTVSSSSPELIPAQDSVPSDTPAEILNDEAAEHQDPDSDRPADEAEDSPTSQSAGPAITGAARVASAGDEPPADSFVFAERSDSQYGVTPPKLATCENSPFGSPLLREASEEDGQSDHSHDETPVVVESTPGQVEKQQEDERKQQEKGRPEAQQDSNASLHQQQGGDSGTGRESDPSVPSKDDIPTFDEWKKKVMEVEKEKSQNLHTAASGIAQPVKKVQKNFKNNYASVECGAKILSANSEAKSTSAILKENMDLYMLNPCSNKIWFVIELCEPIQVKQLDIANFELFSSTPKDFLVSLSDRYPTNKWVKLGTFHARDERIVQSFPLDEQLYAKYVKMFIKYIKVELLSHFGSEHFCPLSLFRVFGTSMVEEYEEIAESQYPSERLEYPDEDYDYPPGYQPSEDKAAKNLLGSATNAILNMVNNIAANVLGGKPELEGQSGAQGNLTEEVLTNKEESTEEVAPATPMEIPQTSAVEKPVDGFPKEPAAHEDASVSSTSPSSLESPPADRQIVTLVEEEDDEEPRQSTVTLLEEDDEEKSEDEEEVAATRESLAYCPFLSVSSLSCLATLPELLQRWCSAVLAKERLRKRHAQTRALVKDFTPPRIPAPLPAPSQEALPLTEKPPEPQAPLTTQNESESRLAPPLLPHAHTPLPDFHLEPSRTSTLDTHGFSDIRASVTPTHQDLLLPPIKDAALNPITTPPLQAVPVVDTQQPSTTPPALVESVPPQLSTPETDAPDAALPTPKEQDLPTASRPEDLVPPPTDQPMNPPLTNPDAVSDLQKIDQQKPNTLPEEHSDPQGGELHRAAEPAEDDLLNGSAQRAATDFYAELQNSGDYNNQNGAGVMGSAGVTSNGATVHGSSQKESVFMRLNNRIKALEMNMSLSGRYLEELSQRYRKQMEEMQRAFNKTVIKLQNTSRMAEAQDQKQQDSIQVLQSQLENITKLMLNLTATVRQLQKEVSDRQSYLVVSLAVCVSLGLLLCLQCCRSSCAAPRPDTASATTTTTAVVLPKSQHYPSPKRCFSSYDDMSLTRRVMCPLVRSKSFHLSSTDVGPEDLYIVEPLRFSPEKKKRCKSKPLDKVETLEPSDPSAPLTNGAIKCNDFHPCLPPPLPALLLPPRLPPPSPPLPAPSTAEENPPLHPDPAKEPPSETSSFSLSCFTEESFAGRLPPPSPVFPCAELSLAPPFRPTRPPPLRPARPPPAPPAKSRQERRATKRRKSRQTETPEGRLTSLPALEQLMKRRKELGVGAITVTAVSGQV, translated from the exons ATGAAGAGGCTGCGTGTTCTGGTGGTGTGCCTCATCGTAGCTCTCCTGTGCTG GTACCCCTCTCATCATGCCTATTGTTCAGAGCACAGCTCGTCTGACCCAAGTGGGCCGGTTGGGGACGAGGACGACAGCGGCAACCCCGATAACCCTAAGCAGGAGCAGGACTCCGTGCAACTCCCG GAGGTGGAAGAATGGCGGACACGCACCTCTGACGATATGGGAGTAGAACCTGAGAAAGCAGCACACCATGTACGTCAAGAACAG acTGTGAATCCACAAATAGTTGAGCAAGAGGAGGAAGTCACAAATACAGATCCAGAATCTGACCCCCTACTTGCTGCTCCTGAGCCAGAACTTTTGTCAGAACCCGTAATTGAGTCCGACTTGCAAACAGACGCGCAGGTCCAGATCCGAGACCAAGAGGCTGACACGGTCTCCTCCAGCTCCCCAGAGCTAATTCCGGCACAGGACTCCGTGCCCAGCGATACCCCCGCCGAAATCCTCAACGACGAGGCTGCCGAACATCAGGACCCCGACTCGGACCGACCTGCAGATGAAGCAGAAGACTCTCCTACCTCACAGAGTGCTGGTCCCGCTATCACAGG TGCAGCGCGGGTTGCCAGTGCCGGTGACGAGCCCCCAGCAGACAGCTTTGTCTTTGCTGAGCGCTCGGACTCGCAGTATGGGGTCACCCCCCCTAAACTGGCAACCTGTGAAAACTCCCCTTTTGGCAGCCCCCTCCTCAG GGAGGCTTCCGAAGAGGACGGGCAGTCAGACCACAGCCACGATGAAACGCCGGTGGTGGTTGAGTCCACTCCGGGCCAAGTGgaaaagcaacaggaggacGAACGCAAACAGCAGGAGAAGGGACGGCCCGAGGCGCAGCAGGACAGCAATGCCTCCTTGCACCAGCAGCAG GGGGGAGACAGCGGTACTGGCAGGGAATCGGATCCTTCGGTTCCCAGCAAAGATGACATCCCAACCTTtgatgaatggaagaaaaaagtcATGGAGGTGGAGAAAGAGAAAA GTCAAAATCTCCACACGGCCGCTAGCGGCATTGCCCAACCGGTGAAGAAGGTCCAAAAAAACTTCAAGAATAACTACGCCTCGGTGGAGTGCGGCGCGAAGATACTCTCTGCGAACAGTGAGGCCAAG AGCACGTCGGCTATTCTCAAGGAGAATATGGATCTTTACATGCTGAATCCCTGCAGCAACAAAATCTG GTTTGTGATCGAGCTCTGTGAGCCCATTCAAGTCAAGCAACTGGACATCGCCAACTTTGAACTCTTCTCGTCAACGCCTAAAGATTTCCTCGTCTCCCTTAGCGACag gtacCCTACCAACAAGTGGGTGAAGCTGGGGACGTTCCACGCCCGCGACGAGCGCATCGTGCAGAGCTTTCCATTGGATGAACAGCTTTACGCAAAATATGTGAAG ATGTTCATCAAGTACATCAAG GTTGAGCTGCTTTCCCACTTTGGCTCCGAACACTTCTGTCCCCTCAGTCTCTTCCG gGTCTTTGGCACCAGCATGGTGGAGGAATACGAGGAGATAGCAGAATCGCAGTATCCATCTGAAAGGCTCGAGTACCCCGATGAAGATTACG ATTATCCGCCCGGCTATCAACCGTCAGAGGACAAGGCGGCTAAAAACCTGCTTGGCTCCGCGACGA ATGCCatcctcaacatggtcaacaaCATTGCTGCTAACGTGCTGGGCGGAAAACCCGAGCTGGAGGGCCAATCAGGGGCGCAAG GTAACCTAACAGAAGAAGTGCTGACCAACAAAGAGGAGAGCACGGAGGAGGTTGCGCCTGCTACGCCGATGGAAATCCCTCAAACCTCTGCTGT AGAGAAACCCGTCGACGGGTTTCCAAAAGAGCCCGCGGCCCACGAAGACGCCAGTGTGTCTTCCACCTCGCCCTCATCCCTCGAATCTCCTCCCGCAGACAGACAGATTGTCACTCTtgtggaggaggaagacgacgaaGAGCCTCGACAGTCCACAGTCACCCTgctggaggaggacgacgaagaGAAAAgtgaagacgaggaggaggtggCAGCGACGAGGGAGAGCTTGGCGTACTGTCCTTTTTTGTCTGTGTCCTCGCTCTCCTGCCTGGCCACACTCCCGGAGCTGCTCCAACGCTGGTGCTCCGCCGTATTAGCCAAGGAGCGACTCCGCAAACGTCACGCCCAGACGCGAGCCCTCGTAAAAGACTTCACGCCTCCGAGGATCCCCGCGCCCTTACCCGCACCTTCGCAGGAAGCCCTCCCCCTCACGGAAAAACCACCAGAGCCCCAGGCGCCTCTCACAACTCAAAACGAGAGCGAGTCCCGACTCGCACCACCCTTGCTCCCCCATGCGCACACTCCTCTGCCCGACTTCCACCTGGAGCCCAGCAGAACGTCCACGCTTGACACGCACGGCTTCTCGGACATCCGCGCTTCCGTGACTCCCACCCACCAGGACCTGCTGCTGCCTCCCATTAAAGACGCTGCCCTGAACCCCATCACCACGCCGCCGCTCCAGGCTGTCCCGGTGGTCGACACGCAGCAACCGAGCACCACGCCACCCGCCTTGGTGGAGAGCGTCCCCCCCCAGCTTTCCACCCCGGAAACAGACGCCCCGGATGCTGCCCTCCCCACTCCGAAGGAACAGGACCTTCCCACTGCGTCACGCCCCGAAGACCTCGTCCCCCCTCCCACGGATCAGCCGATGAACCCCCCCTTAACGAACCCTGACGCAGTTAGCGACCTGCAGAAAATTGaccaacagaaaccaaacaccCTTCCGGAGGAGCACAGCGACCCTCAGGGAGGAGAACTTCATCGGGCGGCGGAACCGGCGGAGGACGACCTGTTAAACGGCAGCGCGCAGCGGGCGGCCACAGACTTCTACGCCGAGCTGCAGAACAGCGGGGACTACAACAACCAGAACGGCGCCGGCGTGATGGGCAGCGCCGGCGTGACATCGAACGGGGCGACGGTGCACGGCTCCAGCCAGAAGGAGAGCGTCTTCATGCGACTCAACAACAGGATCAAAGCTCTGGAGATGAACATGAGTCTGTCTGGCAGATACCTGGAGGAGCTAAGTCAGAG GTACCGCAAACAGATGGAGGAGATGCAGAGGGCCTTCAACAAGACAGTCATCAAGCTGCAGAACACCTCGCGCATGGCTGAGGCGCAG GACCAGAAACAGCAAGACTCCATTCAGGTTCTGCAGAGTCAGCTGGAGAACATCACCAAACTGATGCTTAATCTTACCGCTACAGTTCGACAGCTTCAGAAAGAG GTATCTGACCGTCAAAGCTACCTGGTGGTCTCTCTGGCCGTGTGCGTGTCCCTCGGCCTGCTCCTGTGCCTGCAATGCTGCCGTAGCTCCTGCGCCGCCCCCCGGCCGGACACCGcctccgccaccaccaccaccaccgccgtGGTGTTGCCCAAGAGCCAGCACTACCCCAGCCCAAAGAGATGCTTCTCCTCCTACGACGACATGAGCCTCACGCGCAGGGTGATGTGTCCACTTGTGCGCTCAAAGTCCTTCCACCTGTCTTCGACAGATG TAGGTCCAGAGGACTTGTACATTGTAGAGCCTCTAAGGTTTTCTCCAGAGAAAAAg AAACGATGCAAAAGCAAACCTTTGGACAAAGTCGAAACCCTGGAGCCGTCGGATCCTTCGGCCCCGCTCACCAACGGCGCCATCAAATGCAACGACTTCCACCCATGccttccccctcccctcccggcCCTTCTGCTTCCCCCCCGCCTCCCGCCACCATCCCCTCCTCTTCCGGCTCCATCCACCGCTGAAGAAAACCCACCATTGCACCCCGACCCTGCCAAGGAGCCCCCCTCAGAGACCAGCAGCTTCAGCCTGTCCTGTTTCACAGAGGAGTCGTTCGCCGGGCGCCTGCCACCTCCCTCGCCAGTCTTCCCCTGCGCCGAGCTGTCCCTGGCGCCGCCCTTCCGGCCCACCCGGCCGCCTCCCCTCCGGCCCGCCCGGCCGCCGCCCGCCCCCCCCGCCAAGTCCCGGCAGGAGAGACGCGCCACCAAACGGCGCAAGTCGCGGCAGACGGAGACGCCGGAGGGCCGCTTGACCTCTCTGCCCGCCCTGGAGCAGCTCATGAAGCGCAGGAAGGAGCTCGGCGTGGGCGCCATCACGGTGACGGCCGTCAGCGGACAAGTCTGA
- the suco gene encoding SUN domain-containing ossification factor isoform X1, with translation MKRLRVLVVCLIVALLCWYPSHHAYCSEHSSSDPSGPVGDEDDSGNPDNPKQEQDSVQLPEVEEWRTRTSDDMGVEPEKAAHHVRQEQTVNPQIVEQEEEVTNTDPESDPLLAAPEPELLSEPVIESDLQTDAQVQIRDQEADTVSSSSPELIPAQDSVPSDTPAEILNDEAAEHQDPDSDRPADEAEDSPTSQSAGPAITGAARVASAGDEPPADSFVFAERSDSQYGVTPPKLATCENSPFGSPLLREASEEDGQSDHSHDETPVVVESTPGQVEKQQEDERKQQEKGRPEAQQDSNASLHQQQGGDSGTGRESDPSVPSKDDIPTFDEWKKKVMEVEKEKSQNLHTAASGIAQPVKKVQKNFKNNYASVECGAKILSANSEAKSTSAILKENMDLYMLNPCSNKIWFVIELCEPIQVKQLDIANFELFSSTPKDFLVSLSDRYPTNKWVKLGTFHARDERIVQSFPLDEQLYAKYVKMFIKYIKVELLSHFGSEHFCPLSLFRVFGTSMVEEYEEIAESQYPSERLEYPDEDYDYPPGYQPSEDKAAKNLLGSATNAILNMVNNIAANVLGGKPELEGQSGAQGNLTEEVLTNKEESTEEVAPATPMEIPQTSAVEKPVDGFPKEPAAHEDASVSSTSPSSLESPPADRQIVTLVEEEDDEEPRQSTVTLLEEDDEEKSEDEEEVAATRESLAYCPFLSVSSLSCLATLPELLQRWCSAVLAKERLRKRHAQTRALVKDFTPPRIPAPLPAPSQEALPLTEKPPEPQAPLTTQNESESRLAPPLLPHAHTPLPDFHLEPSRTSTLDTHGFSDIRASVTPTHQDLLLPPIKDAALNPITTPPLQAVPVVDTQQPSTTPPALVESVPPQLSTPETDAPDAALPTPKEQDLPTASRPEDLVPPPTDQPMNPPLTNPDAVSDLQKIDQQKPNTLPEEHSDPQGGELHRAAEPAEDDLLNGSAQRAATDFYAELQNSGDYNNQNGAGVMGSAGVTSNGATVHGSSQKESVFMRLNNRIKALEMNMSLSGRYLEELSQRYRKQMEEMQRAFNKTVIKLQNTSRMAEAQDQKQQDSIQVLQSQLENITKLMLNLTATVRQLQKEVSDRQSYLVVSLAVCVSLGLLLCLQCCRSSCAAPRPDTASATTTTTAVVLPKSQHYPSPKRCFSSYDDMSLTRRVMCPLVRSKSFHLSSTDVGPEDLYIVEPLRFSPEKKKKRCKSKPLDKVETLEPSDPSAPLTNGAIKCNDFHPCLPPPLPALLLPPRLPPPSPPLPAPSTAEENPPLHPDPAKEPPSETSSFSLSCFTEESFAGRLPPPSPVFPCAELSLAPPFRPTRPPPLRPARPPPAPPAKSRQERRATKRRKSRQTETPEGRLTSLPALEQLMKRRKELGVGAITVTAVSGQV, from the exons ATGAAGAGGCTGCGTGTTCTGGTGGTGTGCCTCATCGTAGCTCTCCTGTGCTG GTACCCCTCTCATCATGCCTATTGTTCAGAGCACAGCTCGTCTGACCCAAGTGGGCCGGTTGGGGACGAGGACGACAGCGGCAACCCCGATAACCCTAAGCAGGAGCAGGACTCCGTGCAACTCCCG GAGGTGGAAGAATGGCGGACACGCACCTCTGACGATATGGGAGTAGAACCTGAGAAAGCAGCACACCATGTACGTCAAGAACAG acTGTGAATCCACAAATAGTTGAGCAAGAGGAGGAAGTCACAAATACAGATCCAGAATCTGACCCCCTACTTGCTGCTCCTGAGCCAGAACTTTTGTCAGAACCCGTAATTGAGTCCGACTTGCAAACAGACGCGCAGGTCCAGATCCGAGACCAAGAGGCTGACACGGTCTCCTCCAGCTCCCCAGAGCTAATTCCGGCACAGGACTCCGTGCCCAGCGATACCCCCGCCGAAATCCTCAACGACGAGGCTGCCGAACATCAGGACCCCGACTCGGACCGACCTGCAGATGAAGCAGAAGACTCTCCTACCTCACAGAGTGCTGGTCCCGCTATCACAGG TGCAGCGCGGGTTGCCAGTGCCGGTGACGAGCCCCCAGCAGACAGCTTTGTCTTTGCTGAGCGCTCGGACTCGCAGTATGGGGTCACCCCCCCTAAACTGGCAACCTGTGAAAACTCCCCTTTTGGCAGCCCCCTCCTCAG GGAGGCTTCCGAAGAGGACGGGCAGTCAGACCACAGCCACGATGAAACGCCGGTGGTGGTTGAGTCCACTCCGGGCCAAGTGgaaaagcaacaggaggacGAACGCAAACAGCAGGAGAAGGGACGGCCCGAGGCGCAGCAGGACAGCAATGCCTCCTTGCACCAGCAGCAG GGGGGAGACAGCGGTACTGGCAGGGAATCGGATCCTTCGGTTCCCAGCAAAGATGACATCCCAACCTTtgatgaatggaagaaaaaagtcATGGAGGTGGAGAAAGAGAAAA GTCAAAATCTCCACACGGCCGCTAGCGGCATTGCCCAACCGGTGAAGAAGGTCCAAAAAAACTTCAAGAATAACTACGCCTCGGTGGAGTGCGGCGCGAAGATACTCTCTGCGAACAGTGAGGCCAAG AGCACGTCGGCTATTCTCAAGGAGAATATGGATCTTTACATGCTGAATCCCTGCAGCAACAAAATCTG GTTTGTGATCGAGCTCTGTGAGCCCATTCAAGTCAAGCAACTGGACATCGCCAACTTTGAACTCTTCTCGTCAACGCCTAAAGATTTCCTCGTCTCCCTTAGCGACag gtacCCTACCAACAAGTGGGTGAAGCTGGGGACGTTCCACGCCCGCGACGAGCGCATCGTGCAGAGCTTTCCATTGGATGAACAGCTTTACGCAAAATATGTGAAG ATGTTCATCAAGTACATCAAG GTTGAGCTGCTTTCCCACTTTGGCTCCGAACACTTCTGTCCCCTCAGTCTCTTCCG gGTCTTTGGCACCAGCATGGTGGAGGAATACGAGGAGATAGCAGAATCGCAGTATCCATCTGAAAGGCTCGAGTACCCCGATGAAGATTACG ATTATCCGCCCGGCTATCAACCGTCAGAGGACAAGGCGGCTAAAAACCTGCTTGGCTCCGCGACGA ATGCCatcctcaacatggtcaacaaCATTGCTGCTAACGTGCTGGGCGGAAAACCCGAGCTGGAGGGCCAATCAGGGGCGCAAG GTAACCTAACAGAAGAAGTGCTGACCAACAAAGAGGAGAGCACGGAGGAGGTTGCGCCTGCTACGCCGATGGAAATCCCTCAAACCTCTGCTGT AGAGAAACCCGTCGACGGGTTTCCAAAAGAGCCCGCGGCCCACGAAGACGCCAGTGTGTCTTCCACCTCGCCCTCATCCCTCGAATCTCCTCCCGCAGACAGACAGATTGTCACTCTtgtggaggaggaagacgacgaaGAGCCTCGACAGTCCACAGTCACCCTgctggaggaggacgacgaagaGAAAAgtgaagacgaggaggaggtggCAGCGACGAGGGAGAGCTTGGCGTACTGTCCTTTTTTGTCTGTGTCCTCGCTCTCCTGCCTGGCCACACTCCCGGAGCTGCTCCAACGCTGGTGCTCCGCCGTATTAGCCAAGGAGCGACTCCGCAAACGTCACGCCCAGACGCGAGCCCTCGTAAAAGACTTCACGCCTCCGAGGATCCCCGCGCCCTTACCCGCACCTTCGCAGGAAGCCCTCCCCCTCACGGAAAAACCACCAGAGCCCCAGGCGCCTCTCACAACTCAAAACGAGAGCGAGTCCCGACTCGCACCACCCTTGCTCCCCCATGCGCACACTCCTCTGCCCGACTTCCACCTGGAGCCCAGCAGAACGTCCACGCTTGACACGCACGGCTTCTCGGACATCCGCGCTTCCGTGACTCCCACCCACCAGGACCTGCTGCTGCCTCCCATTAAAGACGCTGCCCTGAACCCCATCACCACGCCGCCGCTCCAGGCTGTCCCGGTGGTCGACACGCAGCAACCGAGCACCACGCCACCCGCCTTGGTGGAGAGCGTCCCCCCCCAGCTTTCCACCCCGGAAACAGACGCCCCGGATGCTGCCCTCCCCACTCCGAAGGAACAGGACCTTCCCACTGCGTCACGCCCCGAAGACCTCGTCCCCCCTCCCACGGATCAGCCGATGAACCCCCCCTTAACGAACCCTGACGCAGTTAGCGACCTGCAGAAAATTGaccaacagaaaccaaacaccCTTCCGGAGGAGCACAGCGACCCTCAGGGAGGAGAACTTCATCGGGCGGCGGAACCGGCGGAGGACGACCTGTTAAACGGCAGCGCGCAGCGGGCGGCCACAGACTTCTACGCCGAGCTGCAGAACAGCGGGGACTACAACAACCAGAACGGCGCCGGCGTGATGGGCAGCGCCGGCGTGACATCGAACGGGGCGACGGTGCACGGCTCCAGCCAGAAGGAGAGCGTCTTCATGCGACTCAACAACAGGATCAAAGCTCTGGAGATGAACATGAGTCTGTCTGGCAGATACCTGGAGGAGCTAAGTCAGAG GTACCGCAAACAGATGGAGGAGATGCAGAGGGCCTTCAACAAGACAGTCATCAAGCTGCAGAACACCTCGCGCATGGCTGAGGCGCAG GACCAGAAACAGCAAGACTCCATTCAGGTTCTGCAGAGTCAGCTGGAGAACATCACCAAACTGATGCTTAATCTTACCGCTACAGTTCGACAGCTTCAGAAAGAG GTATCTGACCGTCAAAGCTACCTGGTGGTCTCTCTGGCCGTGTGCGTGTCCCTCGGCCTGCTCCTGTGCCTGCAATGCTGCCGTAGCTCCTGCGCCGCCCCCCGGCCGGACACCGcctccgccaccaccaccaccaccgccgtGGTGTTGCCCAAGAGCCAGCACTACCCCAGCCCAAAGAGATGCTTCTCCTCCTACGACGACATGAGCCTCACGCGCAGGGTGATGTGTCCACTTGTGCGCTCAAAGTCCTTCCACCTGTCTTCGACAGATG TAGGTCCAGAGGACTTGTACATTGTAGAGCCTCTAAGGTTTTCTCCAGAGAAAAAg AAGAAACGATGCAAAAGCAAACCTTTGGACAAAGTCGAAACCCTGGAGCCGTCGGATCCTTCGGCCCCGCTCACCAACGGCGCCATCAAATGCAACGACTTCCACCCATGccttccccctcccctcccggcCCTTCTGCTTCCCCCCCGCCTCCCGCCACCATCCCCTCCTCTTCCGGCTCCATCCACCGCTGAAGAAAACCCACCATTGCACCCCGACCCTGCCAAGGAGCCCCCCTCAGAGACCAGCAGCTTCAGCCTGTCCTGTTTCACAGAGGAGTCGTTCGCCGGGCGCCTGCCACCTCCCTCGCCAGTCTTCCCCTGCGCCGAGCTGTCCCTGGCGCCGCCCTTCCGGCCCACCCGGCCGCCTCCCCTCCGGCCCGCCCGGCCGCCGCCCGCCCCCCCCGCCAAGTCCCGGCAGGAGAGACGCGCCACCAAACGGCGCAAGTCGCGGCAGACGGAGACGCCGGAGGGCCGCTTGACCTCTCTGCCCGCCCTGGAGCAGCTCATGAAGCGCAGGAAGGAGCTCGGCGTGGGCGCCATCACGGTGACGGCCGTCAGCGGACAAGTCTGA